One genomic segment of Intestinimonas butyriciproducens includes these proteins:
- a CDS encoding metallophosphoesterase family protein has protein sequence MKIVVFSDSHGAVSNMEDVMRREHPELVLHLGDLCRDIEEIQRRFPQQTIQNVCGNCDGFTETPDQRILRVEGKRILMMHGHRYNVKLTYASAAYAAREAEADILLFGHTHIPYCEQVDGLWMLNPGSCGGRGATYGVISLENGEVMCYTVGIAPER, from the coding sequence ATGAAAATCGTCGTTTTTTCTGATTCCCACGGGGCGGTCTCCAATATGGAGGACGTCATGCGGCGAGAGCACCCGGAACTGGTCCTCCACCTGGGCGACCTCTGCCGGGACATCGAGGAGATCCAGCGCCGCTTCCCCCAGCAGACCATCCAGAACGTATGCGGCAACTGTGACGGCTTTACCGAGACACCGGATCAGCGCATTTTACGCGTAGAGGGGAAACGGATCCTCATGATGCACGGCCATCGCTACAATGTCAAGCTGACCTATGCCTCCGCAGCCTATGCCGCCCGGGAGGCGGAGGCGGATATCCTCCTTTTTGGGCACACGCATATCCCCTACTGCGAACAGGTGGACGGCCTGTGGATGCTGAATCCGGGGAGCTGTGGGGGCCGCGGTGCCACGTATGGCGTAATTTCTCTGGAAAATGGAGAGGTAATGTGCTATACTGTCGGAATAGCACCTGAACGATAA
- a CDS encoding chloramphenicol acetyltransferase: MDYVDLEQWPRRAQFKFFSGLSFPFYNVTTSLDVTTLHRHTKAHGLSFYYALIYATLHVMNGLPDFLYKIRGEQIILHDHLDPSFVVPNGDTHLLKIVNVPYGGTLEEFCSRCAHQVAVQHAPFPAGTEEARDDLVYISCLPWLSFTSLSNEMDCNPDDSIPRVTWGKYEARDGRLLLPYSVQLNHRLLDGWHLGELVNGVQAFLDAF; the protein is encoded by the coding sequence GTGGATTACGTCGACTTGGAGCAGTGGCCCCGCAGAGCACAATTCAAATTTTTTTCCGGCCTCTCTTTCCCCTTTTACAATGTCACCACCTCTTTAGACGTTACGACACTGCATCGACACACAAAAGCCCACGGCCTCTCCTTTTACTATGCCCTGATCTACGCCACGCTGCATGTCATGAACGGACTGCCCGACTTTCTCTACAAGATTCGCGGGGAACAGATCATCCTGCACGACCACCTGGACCCCAGCTTTGTGGTTCCGAACGGGGACACCCATCTGTTGAAAATCGTCAATGTTCCCTATGGTGGAACATTGGAAGAATTTTGTTCCCGTTGCGCCCACCAGGTTGCAGTGCAGCATGCACCCTTTCCTGCCGGCACGGAGGAGGCACGGGACGACTTGGTCTATATCTCCTGCCTTCCCTGGCTATCTTTCACCAGCCTCAGCAATGAGATGGACTGCAACCCGGACGACTCTATTCCCAGAGTCACTTGGGGAAAATACGAAGCACGGGATGGAAGGCTGCTCCTCCCCTATTCTGTGCAGCTCAACCACCGGCTTCTGGACGGATGGCATCTGGGGGAGCTGGTCAACGGCGTGCAGGCCTTCCTCGACGCGTTTTAG
- a CDS encoding AEC family transporter yields MESFFYSVNATAPVFLVILLGYTLRRIGILDEHFVSVCNRFNFKITLPVMLFVQMTDTSLRDNFSGGFVLLCAVITVLSAVGIWIGARIFLKDRHMVGAFVQAGYRSSVAVLGMALVTNIYGSGAVVPMMMVGSVPLFNVFAVLILTLEGPTHEESSLKENLLKAGKDIVTNPILLAILLGMAASWFEIRFPLMLERGMGYVADMAMPQALVCIGASFQGTEALKKIKPTLAVTFIKLMVLPGVFLPICVALGLRGEYLAAVLVMQGSPTTSTGYVMAENMGGDGVLASSAVVSTTVLSAFSLTFWVFLSRYFGLI; encoded by the coding sequence TCTGGATGAGCACTTTGTTTCCGTCTGTAATCGCTTCAACTTCAAGATCACACTTCCAGTCATGCTCTTTGTACAGATGACTGATACCAGCCTGCGGGACAATTTCAGCGGTGGTTTTGTCCTGCTCTGTGCGGTCATCACTGTGCTCTCCGCAGTCGGCATTTGGATCGGCGCCCGTATCTTCCTAAAAGACCGCCACATGGTAGGCGCTTTTGTTCAGGCGGGATACCGCAGCAGCGTCGCCGTTCTCGGTATGGCCCTGGTCACAAATATTTACGGCTCCGGCGCCGTTGTTCCTATGATGATGGTGGGCAGCGTTCCCCTCTTTAATGTATTTGCCGTACTCATCCTCACCCTGGAGGGTCCCACCCATGAAGAGAGTTCTTTGAAAGAGAACCTTCTGAAGGCCGGAAAAGACATCGTCACAAACCCCATTCTCCTGGCCATCCTCCTAGGCATGGCCGCATCTTGGTTTGAAATCCGTTTTCCCCTCATGCTGGAGCGAGGAATGGGATATGTGGCCGATATGGCCATGCCCCAGGCGTTGGTCTGTATCGGAGCCAGTTTTCAAGGCACAGAGGCATTGAAAAAAATCAAACCGACACTGGCCGTCACTTTTATCAAATTGATGGTCCTGCCTGGCGTTTTCCTCCCAATCTGCGTTGCGCTGGGGCTGCGCGGAGAGTACTTGGCCGCCGTTTTGGTCATGCAGGGTTCCCCCACCACCAGCACGGGCTATGTTATGGCGGAAAATATGGGCGGAGACGGCGTGCTTGCTTCCAGCGCAGTGGTCTCCACCACGGTGCTCTCCGCTTTCTCTTTGACCTTTTGGGTTTTTCTCAGTCGATATTTTGGCCTGATATAG
- the nth gene encoding endonuclease III — translation MKTKADVLSIIAELKKLYPDGICSLDYPKPYELLFSVRLAAQCTDERVNMVTPALFARFPTLESLAEADIGELETYIHSTGFFRAKARDIVGAARMMLDEYGGKVPDNMDDLLKLPGVGRKTANLILGDVYHQPGVVVADTHCIRISGKLGLTDGTKDPAKVETQLREVLPPEESNDFCHRLVLHGRAVCMARRPDCQNCTLRPWCDFFQKGVG, via the coding sequence ATGAAAACAAAAGCGGATGTTCTCTCCATCATAGCGGAGCTGAAAAAGCTCTACCCGGACGGGATCTGCTCCCTGGACTATCCCAAACCCTATGAACTGCTCTTTTCCGTCCGTCTGGCGGCCCAGTGCACCGACGAGCGTGTGAATATGGTGACGCCCGCTCTCTTTGCCCGTTTCCCCACCCTGGAGTCTCTGGCCGAAGCCGACATCGGTGAATTGGAGACCTACATCCATTCCACAGGCTTCTTCCGGGCCAAGGCCCGCGATATTGTGGGCGCCGCCCGGATGATGCTGGATGAATACGGCGGAAAGGTGCCGGACAACATGGATGATCTTTTGAAGCTCCCCGGCGTGGGGAGAAAGACCGCCAATCTGATCCTGGGCGACGTCTATCATCAGCCGGGCGTTGTGGTGGCGGATACCCACTGTATCCGCATTTCCGGCAAGCTGGGCCTGACGGACGGCACCAAAGACCCGGCCAAAGTGGAAACGCAGCTCCGCGAAGTGCTCCCTCCCGAAGAGTCCAATGATTTCTGTCACCGGCTGGTGCTCCATGGTCGCGCCGTATGCATGGCCAGAAGGCCTGACTGTCAGAACTGTACCCTGCGTCCCTGGTGCGACTTTTTCCAGAAAGGTGTGGGCTGA
- a CDS encoding type III pantothenate kinase, with protein MLLAIDVGNTNMVFGMFEGETFTGSFRLMTDTNRTSDEIGLSAWEYFQRFGLKTEDVENVIIASVVPQVMHTLTNAMVKYFGKTPIIVDEDVDPGLPYGVSGDERLGADRSVACIAALEKYGAPLVVLDFGTATTVDAVNREGAYMGGCITAGIRISADALFMRAAMLPKVELVKPETVLGCTAVGQIQAGTVLGYIGAMEYLIRMAKEELRAPDAHVVATGGLARLIADNTGLIDTVDGRLILDGLRIIYQRYKEDHLKR; from the coding sequence ATGCTGCTTGCGATTGATGTGGGGAACACAAATATGGTGTTCGGCATGTTTGAGGGGGAGACCTTCACCGGGAGCTTCCGTCTCATGACCGACACCAACCGGACTTCCGATGAGATCGGGTTGTCCGCCTGGGAGTATTTTCAGCGATTCGGGCTCAAAACCGAGGATGTGGAGAATGTCATCATTGCCTCGGTGGTGCCCCAGGTAATGCATACGCTCACCAATGCCATGGTGAAGTATTTTGGAAAAACGCCCATCATCGTGGATGAGGATGTGGACCCCGGCCTTCCCTATGGCGTGAGCGGGGATGAGCGTTTGGGCGCCGACCGTTCCGTGGCCTGTATTGCAGCGCTGGAGAAATACGGTGCGCCGCTGGTGGTGCTGGACTTTGGGACAGCCACCACCGTGGATGCGGTCAACCGTGAGGGCGCCTATATGGGCGGATGCATCACCGCGGGGATTCGCATCTCCGCCGACGCGCTTTTTATGCGGGCGGCTATGCTCCCCAAGGTGGAGTTGGTAAAGCCGGAGACTGTGCTGGGCTGTACTGCGGTGGGGCAGATCCAGGCCGGGACGGTGCTGGGTTACATCGGAGCCATGGAGTATCTGATCCGGATGGCCAAAGAGGAACTGCGCGCGCCCGACGCCCACGTGGTCGCCACCGGAGGCTTGGCACGCCTGATCGCGGACAATACGGGCCTGATCGACACAGTGGACGGCCGCCTGATTCTGGACGGCCTGCGAATCATTTACCAGCGGTACAAGGAGGATCATCTTAAAAGATAG
- the glyA gene encoding serine hydroxymethyltransferase codes for MVQEMIDFLSTKDPEVAATVAAELARQRRNIELIASENIVSEAVLVAMGTVLTNKYAEGYPGKRYYGGCQEVDVTENIARERACKLFGAEHANVQPHSGAQANYAVYAALCEHGDTVLGMDLSNGGHLTHGSPVNFSGKNYHMISYGLGADGCIDYDQVRDMAKQHKPKMIIAGASAYPRVIDFKTFAEIAHEVGAYFFVDMAHIAGLVAAGLHPSPVPYADVVSTTTHKTLRGPRGGMILCKEEFAKKIDSAIFPGSQGGPLEHIIAAKAVALGEALQPEFKDYQSRILKNAQALAASLTESGFDLVSGGTDNHLMLVDLRKARVTGKEMEKRLDEVNITVNKNAIPNDPEKPFVTSGIRVGTPAVTTRGFREEDMKVIGELMWQTATDFDAKAEEIRAAVAALTEKYPLYQ; via the coding sequence ATGGTACAGGAAATGATCGACTTTCTTTCCACCAAGGACCCAGAGGTGGCAGCCACCGTGGCGGCTGAATTGGCGCGTCAGCGCAGAAACATCGAGCTCATCGCGTCGGAGAATATCGTCAGCGAGGCGGTTCTGGTGGCCATGGGCACGGTGCTCACCAACAAATATGCCGAAGGATACCCCGGCAAGCGCTATTACGGCGGCTGCCAGGAGGTGGACGTTACGGAGAATATCGCCCGCGAGCGCGCCTGCAAGCTTTTCGGCGCAGAGCATGCCAACGTCCAGCCCCACAGCGGTGCTCAGGCCAACTATGCCGTCTATGCGGCGCTGTGCGAGCACGGGGACACGGTGCTGGGCATGGATCTCTCCAATGGAGGCCATCTCACCCACGGCTCTCCCGTCAACTTTTCCGGCAAGAACTACCACATGATCTCCTACGGGCTGGGGGCTGACGGATGCATCGATTACGACCAGGTCCGCGATATGGCAAAGCAGCACAAGCCCAAGATGATCATTGCCGGCGCTTCCGCCTACCCACGGGTCATTGATTTTAAGACTTTTGCAGAGATCGCCCATGAGGTGGGGGCCTACTTCTTTGTGGACATGGCCCATATTGCGGGGCTGGTCGCCGCGGGCCTCCACCCCTCTCCCGTGCCCTATGCCGATGTGGTGAGCACCACGACCCATAAGACGCTTCGGGGCCCCCGGGGCGGTATGATCCTGTGCAAAGAGGAGTTTGCCAAGAAGATTGATTCCGCCATTTTCCCCGGCTCTCAGGGCGGGCCTCTGGAGCATATCATCGCCGCCAAGGCGGTGGCCTTGGGGGAAGCGCTTCAGCCCGAATTCAAGGATTATCAGAGTCGTATCCTTAAGAATGCCCAGGCACTGGCAGCAAGCTTGACGGAGTCCGGCTTCGATCTGGTCTCCGGTGGAACGGACAACCATTTGATGCTGGTGGATCTCCGCAAGGCAAGGGTGACCGGCAAGGAGATGGAGAAACGGCTGGACGAGGTGAACATCACCGTCAACAAAAACGCGATCCCCAACGATCCTGAGAAGCCCTTCGTCACCAGCGGGATCCGTGTGGGTACGCCGGCGGTCACCACACGAGGATTCCGTGAGGAGGATATGAAGGTCATTGGTGAGCTGATGTGGCAGACCGCTACTGATTTTGATGCCAAGGCAGAGGAGATCCGCGCAGCCGTGGCCGCGCTTACGGAAAAGTATCCCCTCTACCAGTAA
- a CDS encoding DUF4914 family protein — translation MNVLLEKFTFTPELTEIINSSPSVIVPDSKETLYELIFGNGHTDKIEVLYDVNGKPVKEATVIRCKNGAVVNYMEDYMRRRDPDCMRVADEEPTDKPRFEDVYGYDFGALRVETFRWLARQELIIVPFKAGGYDYGYDSILVCPRNAAFFAFALSQLQAFVNAKEVDHFKPRSVIYVAPPFRHTHFAGKQVVVHSRHPDLHEIFAYNLYPGPSAKKGIYSVLLDIGEQEGWVTAHASAARIITPYENEMVMMHEGASGGGKSELLQDVQRAADGRVLLGTNIETGEKTYISMSDTCTIEPVTDDMAICQPGFQSKSGKLALFDGEDGWFIRVDGITEYGSDPLYERISIHTKEPLMFFNIEGVPRATCLLWEHTLDSDGTPCPNPRVIIPRRTIQHIVNKPVEVDVRSFGVRMPPATEEHPSYGIMGLMHIIPPALAWMWRLVAPRGFNNPSISGSAKLASEGVGSYWPFATGKRVRQANLLLEQILRCKNTRYVLIPNQHIGVYQIGFSAEWISREYLARRGGVNMKMDRLVPARCPLLGYALKEMKVDGQQISSRYLRPERQDTLGVEGYDKGAEILYHFFAKELEVYDVEELHPVGKEILKCFRENGTIEDYCAIIPLGLE, via the coding sequence ATGAATGTTTTGCTGGAAAAATTCACTTTTACGCCTGAATTGACCGAAATCATCAACAGTAGCCCCAGCGTGATCGTACCGGACAGCAAGGAAACGCTGTACGAGCTCATCTTCGGCAACGGGCATACCGATAAGATTGAGGTGCTCTATGATGTGAACGGCAAGCCGGTGAAAGAGGCTACCGTGATTCGTTGCAAAAACGGCGCGGTGGTCAACTATATGGAGGACTATATGCGCCGTCGGGACCCGGACTGTATGCGGGTGGCGGATGAAGAGCCCACCGACAAGCCGCGCTTTGAGGATGTCTATGGCTACGATTTCGGCGCCCTGCGGGTGGAGACCTTCCGATGGCTGGCACGGCAGGAGCTGATCATCGTCCCCTTCAAGGCCGGCGGCTATGACTATGGCTATGACTCTATTTTGGTCTGCCCCCGGAATGCGGCTTTCTTTGCCTTTGCCCTCTCGCAGCTCCAGGCCTTTGTGAATGCCAAGGAGGTGGACCACTTCAAGCCCCGCTCCGTGATCTATGTGGCCCCGCCCTTCCGGCACACACACTTTGCAGGCAAGCAGGTGGTGGTCCACAGCCGCCATCCGGACCTGCATGAGATATTTGCCTACAATTTGTATCCAGGTCCCTCCGCCAAAAAAGGGATCTACAGCGTGCTGCTGGACATAGGGGAGCAGGAGGGGTGGGTCACCGCGCACGCCTCCGCCGCCCGGATCATAACCCCATACGAAAATGAAATGGTGATGATGCACGAAGGGGCCTCCGGCGGCGGCAAAAGCGAGCTGCTCCAGGATGTGCAGAGAGCTGCCGACGGCCGTGTTCTGCTGGGGACCAATATAGAGACCGGAGAAAAAACCTACATCAGCATGAGCGACACCTGTACCATTGAGCCCGTCACCGATGATATGGCCATCTGCCAGCCTGGATTTCAAAGCAAGAGCGGAAAGCTGGCCCTCTTTGACGGAGAGGACGGCTGGTTCATCCGGGTGGACGGCATCACGGAGTACGGGTCCGACCCGCTCTATGAGCGCATCTCCATCCACACGAAAGAGCCGTTGATGTTCTTCAACATTGAGGGCGTGCCCAGGGCCACCTGCCTCCTCTGGGAGCACACGCTGGATTCCGACGGTACCCCCTGTCCCAACCCCAGAGTCATCATTCCCCGCCGCACCATCCAGCATATCGTAAACAAGCCGGTAGAGGTGGATGTGCGGAGCTTTGGTGTCCGCATGCCCCCCGCCACGGAAGAGCATCCCAGCTACGGCATCATGGGGCTGATGCATATCATCCCGCCGGCTCTGGCCTGGATGTGGCGTCTGGTGGCGCCCCGCGGTTTCAATAATCCCAGCATCAGCGGCAGCGCCAAGCTGGCCAGCGAGGGCGTGGGCTCCTACTGGCCCTTTGCCACAGGCAAGCGGGTCCGTCAGGCCAACCTGCTGCTGGAACAGATCCTGCGCTGCAAGAATACCCGCTATGTGCTGATCCCCAACCAGCATATCGGCGTCTATCAGATCGGCTTCTCCGCCGAGTGGATCTCACGCGAGTATCTGGCGCGCCGGGGCGGCGTCAATATGAAGATGGACCGCCTGGTGCCCGCCCGCTGTCCGTTGTTGGGGTACGCGCTCAAGGAGATGAAGGTGGACGGACAGCAGATCAGCTCCCGCTACCTCCGCCCCGAACGCCAGGATACCCTGGGTGTGGAAGGGTATGACAAGGGCGCGGAGATTCTCTACCATTTCTTTGCCAAAGAGCTGGAAGTCTATGATGTGGAGGAGCTGCACCCAGTTGGGAAAGAAATCCTCAAGTGTTTCCGGGAAAATGGGACTATTGAGGACTACTGTGCCATCATTCCTTTGGGATTGGAATAA
- a CDS encoding MATE family efflux transporter, translating to MPKQHQAVDMTQGDPLGLLVRFSLPLLAGNAFQQLYNMVDSWVVGNFVGTTALAAVGIGFPVIYLLSSLFMGLSIGGSVVIAQFMGAGDREAVRRSVNTVYGAVMVSVVPLTLFGVLISGPILHLIRVPADVYDQAHVYLQVIFAGIIGSLGYNINAGILQGLGDSKTPLLFLATACVVNIVLDLVFVLVFDWGVFGVAFATIVAQLCSWIFGVCYVNRKYDFIAIRPLHISVDNVLLKRVLKLGVPSGIQQCQFSVAILVLQALINGFGAEFAAGFSAANKVDTFAFMPVDSFCLAVTTYVGQNVGADRLDRVREGVRKAILLCVGVCLVMSALVVLNADRLIMLFNTDPLVVASGRAYLLRVVSPMFLMAIMYPINNALRGAGAAIVPMLSSVVALWAARVPAAYLLAHFFGPEELYWSYSIGWVLGVIISGTVYLRGRWKERCAVHVRDMEAIL from the coding sequence TTGCCGAAACAGCATCAAGCGGTCGATATGACGCAGGGGGATCCGCTGGGACTTCTGGTGCGGTTTTCCTTGCCGCTGCTGGCGGGCAATGCTTTCCAGCAGCTTTACAACATGGTGGATTCCTGGGTGGTGGGCAACTTCGTAGGTACCACCGCACTGGCCGCTGTGGGCATCGGATTCCCGGTCATTTACCTGCTCTCCTCTCTCTTTATGGGGCTCTCCATCGGCGGAAGCGTGGTAATCGCGCAGTTTATGGGTGCGGGGGACCGGGAGGCCGTCCGGCGGTCTGTGAACACGGTGTATGGGGCGGTGATGGTGAGCGTCGTCCCGCTGACGCTCTTTGGGGTGCTCATCTCCGGGCCGATCCTCCACCTGATCCGGGTGCCCGCGGATGTATACGATCAGGCCCATGTCTATCTCCAAGTGATTTTTGCCGGTATCATCGGAAGCCTGGGCTACAACATCAATGCGGGTATCCTCCAGGGCCTGGGGGACAGTAAGACGCCCCTGCTCTTTCTGGCCACGGCCTGCGTGGTGAACATCGTTCTGGACTTGGTGTTTGTCCTTGTGTTTGACTGGGGCGTTTTCGGCGTGGCTTTTGCCACCATCGTCGCCCAACTCTGCTCTTGGATCTTCGGCGTGTGCTACGTCAACCGGAAATATGATTTTATCGCCATCAGGCCGCTGCATATTTCGGTGGACAACGTACTTTTGAAACGAGTACTGAAGCTGGGTGTCCCCTCTGGTATCCAGCAGTGCCAGTTTTCTGTGGCGATCCTGGTGCTCCAAGCCCTGATCAACGGTTTTGGCGCGGAGTTCGCAGCGGGTTTTTCGGCGGCCAACAAGGTGGATACCTTTGCCTTTATGCCTGTGGACAGCTTCTGTCTGGCTGTTACGACCTATGTGGGACAGAACGTGGGCGCCGATCGGCTGGACCGTGTGCGGGAGGGAGTGCGCAAGGCGATTCTTCTGTGCGTGGGAGTATGCCTTGTCATGTCGGCATTGGTCGTGCTCAATGCGGATCGTCTGATCATGCTTTTCAACACGGACCCACTGGTGGTCGCCTCCGGGCGCGCCTACCTGCTGCGGGTGGTGAGCCCCATGTTTCTAATGGCCATTATGTATCCCATCAACAATGCGCTTCGGGGTGCGGGAGCGGCCATCGTCCCCATGCTCTCCTCCGTCGTGGCGCTATGGGCGGCCAGGGTGCCGGCGGCATATCTGCTGGCCCATTTTTTCGGCCCGGAGGAGCTCTATTGGTCCTACTCCATTGGGTGGGTCCTTGGCGTGATCATCAGCGGTACGGTCTACCTGCGGGGCAGGTGGAAGGAGCGGTGTGCGGTGCACGTCCGGGATATGGAGGCCATCCTGTAA